A window from Gossypium raimondii isolate GPD5lz chromosome 7, ASM2569854v1, whole genome shotgun sequence encodes these proteins:
- the LOC105798916 gene encoding uncharacterized protein LOC105798916 isoform X4 → MEFVQECVGTRAIARPDAALTHEKRVWFNQNREMGYQDLARIQLKRMDSKCASDISDFASLNGSSRGSEHGSCVEKIGRYQKKDGEIGQVTGKAYGELNCDRSHPNGFGPPTTAIYACDSSSSNNFSGQGATDGSQSGKMKLLCSFGGKILPRPSDGKLRYVGGETHIISIQDCLSWEELLRRTSNFCNQPHSIKYQLPGEDLDALISVSSDEDLKNMIEEYHGLEKLKGSKKLRIFLIPYDESGNASSLEAMTMHQSYPDYQYVAAVNGTVDPSPRKISGELCLPNEGCQLGPNLNPNPSFPKWCPTSVISLDTMGGFNALHPSQVFLDIQNTTRSPSTPISPLPFQHEECNVCAQSMSNNSSSEYNYSFNTAHLNPEIRSTINPNYKDALQVPPALMNQSHPCIRVAANHTCQAYGGQLLSPDPSKDSVFFVVFNKSNGDYNGISHERFMHKERSFLSEKPISNAGNPLSLLSGSVDSLDSHPGISHAFSDSKLQDCGGRSAYCSQEGMSPSSPLNFAKSPSPSLVFSNSMQERLMQQHDKIDLMTSSADNYLLDTESTSKSKLDMQNCFPNPESSGVNEPIHKGTSDSNEKCQTAKIDLSKSSFVRLDNYEEYTASLDARNMSYISDPFLHQGGKLYEGKSPDSSMGYNNKLSNADCNQTSGFAVGTQEKDSQVSQKMVPSSLSINSNIKHLQTLGKTTSDIAESCGFNGKVIGQGDITSCARNTEATCLFPKSINDTRLDSKLGDLISESLNGPMLHEPPQSQFIASQNDISKEDMLMGSTKLHSPTIHVDSVLCSSLLNEDLHAMSQIPDNNAARKEVPLIDDELNYSNPNAEKVVLLDPLHKNSIVEDITFSLTEPSRKNQYQIQPEPIVMSKDVTTSVPSGMLVSSAVVPHVDVISTDIISPTGTELEDAIADSESKDSSADVQDKDESFSDAVIAEKEANIYGLQIIKNADLEELRELGSGTYGSVYHGKWRGTDVAIKRIKKSCFSGKSSDQDKLTKDFWREAQILSNLLHPNVVAFYGVVPDGTGGTLATVTEFMVNGSLRNVLIKKDGSLDCCKKLIIARDAAFGMEYLHSKNIVHFDLKCDNLLVNLRDPQRPICKVGDFGLSRIKHSTLVSGGVRGTLPWMAPELLNGNSNRVSEKVDVFSFGISMWEILTEEEPYADMHCGAIIGGIVKNTLRPPIPEHCDPDWRELMEQCWSADPESRPSFTEITNRLRSMSRLLQLKGRNDQARHTKA, encoded by the exons ATGGAGTTTGTTCAGGAGTGTGTTGGCACAAGAGCCATTGCTAGACCAGATGCAGCACTGACACATGAGAAGAGAGTTTGGTTCAATCAGAACCGCGAGATGGGGTATCAGGATCTTGCCCGAATTCAGTTGAAAAGAATGGATTCGAAGTGTGCTTCTGACATTTCTGATTTTGCATCTCTGAATGGTTCTTCTAGAGGGAGTGAACATGGGTCTTGTGTTGAAAAGATAGGTAGATACCAGAAGAAAGATGGTGAAATTGGACAAGTGACAGGGAAGGCTTATGGTGAactgaattgtgataggagccATCCAAATGGTTTTGGACCACCTACTACAGCCATTTATGCATGTGACTCTTCTAGTTCCAACAACTTTAGTGGGCAGGGAGCTACTGATGGATCTCAATCTGGGAAAATGAAACTTCTGTGCAGCTTTGGTGGAAAAATATTGCCTAGGCCAAGTGATGGTAAACTCAGATATGTTGGGGGAGAGACGCACATTATTTCCATTCAGGATTGTCTTTCTTGGGAAGAGCTTCTGAGGAGAACTTCAAATTTTTGCAACCAACCTCATTCAATCAAGTACCAACTTCCAGGTGAGGATCTTGATGCCCTTATATCTGTTTCTTCTGATGAAGACCTTAAGAATATGATAGAGGAATACCATGGGCTTGAAAAGCTTAAAGGTTCTAAAAAGCTGAGGATATTTTTGATTCCCTATGATGAATCTGGAAATGCATCTTCCCTTGAGGCAATGACCATGCACCAGAGCTATCCTGATTACCAGTATGTGGCTGCTGTCAATGGGACAGTAGATCCTAGTCCTAGGAAAATCTCTGGTGAGCTCTGCTTACCTAATGAAGGATGTCAATTGGGACCCAATTTGAATCCTAACCCTAGTTTCCCCAAATGGTGTCCAACTTCAGTAATCTCTTTGGACACTATGGGTGGTTTTAATGCATTGCATCCATCTCAGGTTTTCCTTGATATCCAAAATACAACCAGATCCCCATCTACTCCTATTTCTCCACTACCTTTCCAGCATGAAGAATGCAATGTTTGTGCACAATCAATGTCTAATAACTCCAGCTCTGAATACAACTATTCCTTCAATACAGCACACTTGAATCCTGAGATCCGCAGCACTATTAATCCTAACTATAAAGATGCCCTACAGGTTCCACCTGCTTTGATGAATCAAAGTCACCCTTGCATAAGGGTTGCTGCCAACCACACATGCCAAGCTTATGGAGGGCAGCTACTAAGCCCTGATCCCAGCAAAGATTCCGTATTTTTTGTAGTTTTCAACAAAAGCAATGGTGATTACAATGGCATTTCACATGAAAGGTTTATGCACAAAGAAAGATCATTCCTTTCTGAAAAGCCCATCTCAAATGCTGGCAATCCATTAAGCCTGTTGTCAGGATCTGTTGATTCCCTGGATTCTCACCCAGGCATATCACATGCATTTTCAGATTCAAAGCTGCAGGACTGTGGAGGGAGGTCTGCTTACTGTTCACAAGAAGGAATGAGCCCATCTTCCCctttaaattttgcaaagagCCCATCACCTTCCCTTGTTTTTTCAAATTCCATGCAGGAAAGGTTGATGCAACAGCATGATAAAATTGATCTTATGACGTCCAGTGCAGATAATTACTTGTTGGACACTGAATCtacatcaaaatcaaaactgGATATGCAGAACTGCTTTCCAAACCCTGAATCTTCTGGCGTGAATGAACCTATTCACAAGGGAACCAGTGACAGTAATGAAAAATGCCAAACAGCTAAAATTGATTTGAGTAAATCCAGTTTTGTGAGGCTTGACAATTATGAAGAATATACTGCAAGCTTGGATGCCAGGAACATGTCTTATATAAGTGATCCATTTTTGCATCAAGGTGGAAAACTTTATGAGGGGAAATCCCCTGATAGCAGTATGGGATATAACAACAAATTGTCTAATGCAGACTGCAACCAAACATCTGGTTTTGCTGTAGGTACTCAGGAAAAAGATTCGCAAGTCTCTCAGAAGATGGTTCCTTCATCCTTATCTATAAATAGTAACATCAAACATCTGCAAACCTTGGGAAAAACCACATCTGATATAGCTGAATCTTGTGGTTTCAATGGGAAAGTAATTGGACAGGGAGATATTACTTCATGTGCCAGGAACACTGAAGCCACATGCTTGTTTCCAAAGAGCATAAATGACACAAGACTTGATAGTAAATTGGGTGATCTTATCTCTGAGTCTTTGAATGGCCCTATGTTGCATGAACCACCACAATCTCAGTTTATTGCAAGTCAAAATGATATATCTAAAGAAGATATGCTTATGGGCTCAACCAAGTTGCACTCACCTACAATTCATGTTGACTCTGTTCTGTGCTCAAGCTtgctcaatgaagaccttcatgCTATGTCACAAATTCCAGACAATAATGCAGCTAGGAAAGAGGTTCCCCTCATTGATGATGAACTTAATTATTCCAATCCAAATGCTGAGAAGGTGGTCCTCCTAGATCCCTTGCACAAGAATTCAATTGTAGAAGATATTACGTTTTCTCTAACTGAACCTTCAAGAAAGAATCAATATCAAATCCAACCGGAGCCCATAGTTATGTCAAAAGATGTTACCACTAGTGTTCCTTCTGGGATGCTAGTTTCATCTGCAGTTGTCCCACATGTGGATGTGATCAGCACTGATATCATATCTCCTACTGGAACAGAGTTGGAGGATGCCATTGCAGATTCTGAGTCTAAG GATTCTTCAGCTGATGTTCAAGACAAGGATGAGTCCTTCAGTGATGCTGTCATAGCTGAAAAGGAAGCCAACATCTATGGCTTGCAG ATTATTAAAAATGCCGATCTTGAAGAACTGAGGGAGCTAGGATCTGGTACATATGGATCTGTTTACCATGGAAAATGGCGGGGAACAGATGTTGCtataaagagaataaaaaagagTTGCTTTTCTGGGAAATCATCAGACCAGGACAAGCTG ACAAAAGACTTCTGGAGAGAAGCACAGATCCTCTCAAATCTGCTTCATCCAAATGTGGTAGCATTTTATGGAGTAGTACCAGATGGAACTGGAGGAACTTTGGCAACTGTAACTGAATTTATGGTCAACGGATCGCTTAGAAATGTCCTAATCAAGAAGGATGG ATCGCTTGATTGTTGCAAAAAGCTTATAATTGCCAGGGATGCAGCTTTTGGCATGGAATACTTGCACTCCAAAAACATTGTCCATTTTGATCTGAAATGTGATAATTTGCTTGTGAATCTAAGGGACCCACAACGACCCATATGCAAg GTTGGAGATTTTGGATtatcaagaattaagcacagcACTCTTGTTTCTGGAGGTGTGCGAGGAACCCTTCCATGGATGGCACCAGAGTTATTAAATGGTAACAGCAATCGTGTTTCTGAGAAG GTTGATGTGTTCTCATTTGGAATTTCAATGTGGGAAATCTTGACTGAAGAGGAGCCTTATGCTGATATGCATTGTGGTGCCATTATTG GGGGGATTGTGAAGAACACTCTTCGACCTCCAATTCCAGAACACTGTGACCCTGATTGGAGGGAGCTGATGGAACAATGCTGGTCAGCTGATCCTGAATCTAGACCATCATTCACGGAGATAACGAACAGGCTGCGATCAATGTCTAGGTTGCTTCAGCTCAAGGGACGTAATGATCAGGCAAGACACACAAAAGCCTAA
- the LOC105798916 gene encoding uncharacterized protein LOC105798916 isoform X3 has protein sequence MLLNSRQRQLLHARNCNLLQPSGAQTTDFTKEVDYQTGEEFSMEFVQECVGTRAIARPDAALTHEKRVWFNQNREMGYQDLARIQLKRMDSKCASDISDFASLNGSSRGSEHGSCVEKIGRYQKKDGEIGQVTGKAYGELNCDRSHPNGFGPPTTAIYACDSSSSNNFSGQGATDGSQSGKMKLLCSFGGKILPRPSDGKLRYVGGETHIISIQDCLSWEELLRRTSNFCNQPHSIKYQLPGEDLDALISVSSDEDLKNMIEEYHGLEKLKGSKKLRIFLIPYDESGNASSLEAMTMHQSYPDYQYVAAVNGTVDPSPRKISGELCLPNEGCQLGPNLNPNPSFPKWCPTSVISLDTMGGFNALHPSQVFLDIQNTTRSPSTPISPLPFQHEECNVCAQSMSNNSSSEYNYSFNTAHLNPEIRSTINPNYKDALQVPPALMNQSHPCIRVAANHTCQAYGGQLLSPDPSKDSVFFVVFNKSNGDYNGISHERFMHKERSFLSEKPISNAGNPLSLLSGSVDSLDSHPGISHAFSDSKLQDCGGRSAYCSQEGMSPSSPLNFAKSPSPSLVFSNSMQERLMQQHDKIDLMTSSADNYLLDTESTSKSKLDMQNCFPNPESSGVNEPIHKGTSDSNEKCQTAKIDLSKSSFVRLDNYEEYTASLDARNMSYISDPFLHQGGKLYEGKSPDSSMGYNNKLSNADCNQTSGFAVGTQEKDSQVSQKMVPSSLSINSNIKHLQTLGKTTSDIAESCGFNGKVIGQGDITSCARNTEATCLFPKSINDTRLDSKLGDLISESLNGPMLHEPPQSQFIASQNDISKEDMLMGSTKLHSPTIHVDSVLCSSLLNEDLHAMSQIPDNNAARKEVPLIDDELNYSNPNAEKVVLLDPLHKNSIVEDITFSLTEPSRKNQYQIQPEPIVMSKDVTTSVPSGMLVSSAVVPHVDVISTDIISPTGTELEDAIADSESKDSSADVQDKDESFSDAVIAEKEANIYGLQIIKNADLEELRELGSGTYGSVYHGKWRGTDVAIKRIKKSCFSGKSSDQDKLTKDFWREAQILSNLLHPNVVAFYGVVPDGTGGTLATVTEFMVNGSLRNVLIKKDGSLDCCKKLIIARDAAFGMEYLHSKNIVHFDLKCDNLLVNLRDPQRPICKVGDFGLSRIKHSTLVSGGVRGTLPWMAPELLNGNSNRVSEKVDVFSFGISMWEILTEEEPYADMHCGAIIGGIVKNTLRPPIPEHCDPDWRELMEQCWSADPESRPSFTEITNRLRSMSRLLQLKGRNDQARHTKA, from the exons ATGCTGCTTAATTCTCGGCAACGTCAGCTCTTGCATGCCCGAAATTGTAACTTGCTACAGCC CTCAGGAGCTCAAACCACTGATTTCACAAAGGAGGTTGATTACCAG ACAGGTGAGGAATTCTCCATGGAGTTTGTTCAGGAGTGTGTTGGCACAAGAGCCATTGCTAGACCAGATGCAGCACTGACACATGAGAAGAGAGTTTGGTTCAATCAGAACCGCGAGATGGGGTATCAGGATCTTGCCCGAATTCAGTTGAAAAGAATGGATTCGAAGTGTGCTTCTGACATTTCTGATTTTGCATCTCTGAATGGTTCTTCTAGAGGGAGTGAACATGGGTCTTGTGTTGAAAAGATAGGTAGATACCAGAAGAAAGATGGTGAAATTGGACAAGTGACAGGGAAGGCTTATGGTGAactgaattgtgataggagccATCCAAATGGTTTTGGACCACCTACTACAGCCATTTATGCATGTGACTCTTCTAGTTCCAACAACTTTAGTGGGCAGGGAGCTACTGATGGATCTCAATCTGGGAAAATGAAACTTCTGTGCAGCTTTGGTGGAAAAATATTGCCTAGGCCAAGTGATGGTAAACTCAGATATGTTGGGGGAGAGACGCACATTATTTCCATTCAGGATTGTCTTTCTTGGGAAGAGCTTCTGAGGAGAACTTCAAATTTTTGCAACCAACCTCATTCAATCAAGTACCAACTTCCAGGTGAGGATCTTGATGCCCTTATATCTGTTTCTTCTGATGAAGACCTTAAGAATATGATAGAGGAATACCATGGGCTTGAAAAGCTTAAAGGTTCTAAAAAGCTGAGGATATTTTTGATTCCCTATGATGAATCTGGAAATGCATCTTCCCTTGAGGCAATGACCATGCACCAGAGCTATCCTGATTACCAGTATGTGGCTGCTGTCAATGGGACAGTAGATCCTAGTCCTAGGAAAATCTCTGGTGAGCTCTGCTTACCTAATGAAGGATGTCAATTGGGACCCAATTTGAATCCTAACCCTAGTTTCCCCAAATGGTGTCCAACTTCAGTAATCTCTTTGGACACTATGGGTGGTTTTAATGCATTGCATCCATCTCAGGTTTTCCTTGATATCCAAAATACAACCAGATCCCCATCTACTCCTATTTCTCCACTACCTTTCCAGCATGAAGAATGCAATGTTTGTGCACAATCAATGTCTAATAACTCCAGCTCTGAATACAACTATTCCTTCAATACAGCACACTTGAATCCTGAGATCCGCAGCACTATTAATCCTAACTATAAAGATGCCCTACAGGTTCCACCTGCTTTGATGAATCAAAGTCACCCTTGCATAAGGGTTGCTGCCAACCACACATGCCAAGCTTATGGAGGGCAGCTACTAAGCCCTGATCCCAGCAAAGATTCCGTATTTTTTGTAGTTTTCAACAAAAGCAATGGTGATTACAATGGCATTTCACATGAAAGGTTTATGCACAAAGAAAGATCATTCCTTTCTGAAAAGCCCATCTCAAATGCTGGCAATCCATTAAGCCTGTTGTCAGGATCTGTTGATTCCCTGGATTCTCACCCAGGCATATCACATGCATTTTCAGATTCAAAGCTGCAGGACTGTGGAGGGAGGTCTGCTTACTGTTCACAAGAAGGAATGAGCCCATCTTCCCctttaaattttgcaaagagCCCATCACCTTCCCTTGTTTTTTCAAATTCCATGCAGGAAAGGTTGATGCAACAGCATGATAAAATTGATCTTATGACGTCCAGTGCAGATAATTACTTGTTGGACACTGAATCtacatcaaaatcaaaactgGATATGCAGAACTGCTTTCCAAACCCTGAATCTTCTGGCGTGAATGAACCTATTCACAAGGGAACCAGTGACAGTAATGAAAAATGCCAAACAGCTAAAATTGATTTGAGTAAATCCAGTTTTGTGAGGCTTGACAATTATGAAGAATATACTGCAAGCTTGGATGCCAGGAACATGTCTTATATAAGTGATCCATTTTTGCATCAAGGTGGAAAACTTTATGAGGGGAAATCCCCTGATAGCAGTATGGGATATAACAACAAATTGTCTAATGCAGACTGCAACCAAACATCTGGTTTTGCTGTAGGTACTCAGGAAAAAGATTCGCAAGTCTCTCAGAAGATGGTTCCTTCATCCTTATCTATAAATAGTAACATCAAACATCTGCAAACCTTGGGAAAAACCACATCTGATATAGCTGAATCTTGTGGTTTCAATGGGAAAGTAATTGGACAGGGAGATATTACTTCATGTGCCAGGAACACTGAAGCCACATGCTTGTTTCCAAAGAGCATAAATGACACAAGACTTGATAGTAAATTGGGTGATCTTATCTCTGAGTCTTTGAATGGCCCTATGTTGCATGAACCACCACAATCTCAGTTTATTGCAAGTCAAAATGATATATCTAAAGAAGATATGCTTATGGGCTCAACCAAGTTGCACTCACCTACAATTCATGTTGACTCTGTTCTGTGCTCAAGCTtgctcaatgaagaccttcatgCTATGTCACAAATTCCAGACAATAATGCAGCTAGGAAAGAGGTTCCCCTCATTGATGATGAACTTAATTATTCCAATCCAAATGCTGAGAAGGTGGTCCTCCTAGATCCCTTGCACAAGAATTCAATTGTAGAAGATATTACGTTTTCTCTAACTGAACCTTCAAGAAAGAATCAATATCAAATCCAACCGGAGCCCATAGTTATGTCAAAAGATGTTACCACTAGTGTTCCTTCTGGGATGCTAGTTTCATCTGCAGTTGTCCCACATGTGGATGTGATCAGCACTGATATCATATCTCCTACTGGAACAGAGTTGGAGGATGCCATTGCAGATTCTGAGTCTAAG GATTCTTCAGCTGATGTTCAAGACAAGGATGAGTCCTTCAGTGATGCTGTCATAGCTGAAAAGGAAGCCAACATCTATGGCTTGCAG ATTATTAAAAATGCCGATCTTGAAGAACTGAGGGAGCTAGGATCTGGTACATATGGATCTGTTTACCATGGAAAATGGCGGGGAACAGATGTTGCtataaagagaataaaaaagagTTGCTTTTCTGGGAAATCATCAGACCAGGACAAGCTG ACAAAAGACTTCTGGAGAGAAGCACAGATCCTCTCAAATCTGCTTCATCCAAATGTGGTAGCATTTTATGGAGTAGTACCAGATGGAACTGGAGGAACTTTGGCAACTGTAACTGAATTTATGGTCAACGGATCGCTTAGAAATGTCCTAATCAAGAAGGATGG ATCGCTTGATTGTTGCAAAAAGCTTATAATTGCCAGGGATGCAGCTTTTGGCATGGAATACTTGCACTCCAAAAACATTGTCCATTTTGATCTGAAATGTGATAATTTGCTTGTGAATCTAAGGGACCCACAACGACCCATATGCAAg GTTGGAGATTTTGGATtatcaagaattaagcacagcACTCTTGTTTCTGGAGGTGTGCGAGGAACCCTTCCATGGATGGCACCAGAGTTATTAAATGGTAACAGCAATCGTGTTTCTGAGAAG GTTGATGTGTTCTCATTTGGAATTTCAATGTGGGAAATCTTGACTGAAGAGGAGCCTTATGCTGATATGCATTGTGGTGCCATTATTG GGGGGATTGTGAAGAACACTCTTCGACCTCCAATTCCAGAACACTGTGACCCTGATTGGAGGGAGCTGATGGAACAATGCTGGTCAGCTGATCCTGAATCTAGACCATCATTCACGGAGATAACGAACAGGCTGCGATCAATGTCTAGGTTGCTTCAGCTCAAGGGACGTAATGATCAGGCAAGACACACAAAAGCCTAA